Proteins from a single region of Mumia flava:
- the hutH gene encoding histidine ammonia-lyase, translating to MHTVEVSTGPLRPADVVAVARHGAKVLLTDAACDAIAEARADIEALAGSDEPVYGISTGFGALATRHIPADRRQDLQRALVRSHAAGAGPRVEDEVVRALMLLRLSTMATGTCGVRLVTAQAYADLLNAGLVPVVREHGSLGCSGDLAPLSHCALAVMGEGEVVDGDRVRPAAEALADHGLKPVVLAEKEGLALINGTEGMLGMLLLALDDLGVLLETADLGAAMSVEGQLGTDRVFASELMALRPHPGQAASAANLRAFLAGSAIVASHRTGDGVVQDAYSLRCSPQVHGAARDTAAHAAGVAERELESAIDNPSVLPDGRLESHGNFHGAPLAYVLDFLAIAVADVAGISERRTDRFLDAARSRGLPPFLADDPGVDSGAMIAQYTQAALVSDLKRLAVPASVDTIPSSAMQEDHVSMGWAAARKLRTAVDALTRVLAIEIMVAARGIDLRAPLAPAPATGAAIARLRTHVPGPGPDRFLAPEIESTTALVRDGSLLAAARSRSRSDGFPTDSVRELGGQPVESGTPGRNHSEEI from the coding sequence ATGCACACCGTCGAGGTCTCCACCGGCCCGCTGCGGCCCGCCGACGTGGTCGCCGTGGCCCGTCACGGCGCCAAGGTCCTGCTCACCGATGCCGCCTGCGACGCGATCGCCGAGGCGCGCGCCGACATCGAGGCGCTGGCCGGCTCGGACGAGCCGGTGTACGGGATCTCCACCGGGTTCGGGGCGCTCGCGACGCGGCACATCCCGGCCGACCGGCGCCAGGACCTCCAGCGGGCGCTGGTCCGCTCCCACGCGGCTGGTGCCGGTCCGCGGGTGGAGGACGAGGTCGTCCGTGCCCTCATGCTGCTGCGCCTGTCGACGATGGCGACCGGCACCTGCGGCGTCCGGCTGGTCACGGCCCAGGCGTACGCCGACCTGCTGAACGCCGGTCTGGTGCCCGTGGTCCGCGAGCACGGGAGCCTCGGGTGCTCCGGCGACCTCGCGCCGCTGTCGCACTGCGCGCTCGCCGTGATGGGGGAGGGTGAGGTCGTCGACGGCGACCGTGTCCGCCCCGCCGCCGAGGCGCTCGCCGACCACGGGCTGAAGCCCGTCGTGCTCGCCGAGAAGGAGGGGCTCGCGCTGATCAACGGCACCGAGGGGATGCTCGGGATGCTGCTGCTCGCGCTCGACGACCTCGGGGTCCTGCTCGAGACCGCCGACCTCGGGGCCGCGATGAGCGTCGAGGGCCAGCTCGGGACGGACCGGGTCTTCGCGTCGGAGCTGATGGCGCTGCGTCCCCACCCGGGCCAGGCGGCGTCCGCAGCGAACCTCCGGGCGTTCCTCGCCGGCTCCGCGATCGTCGCGAGCCACCGCACCGGCGACGGCGTCGTGCAGGACGCGTACTCGTTGCGCTGCTCCCCGCAGGTCCACGGCGCCGCTCGCGACACCGCCGCCCACGCGGCGGGCGTCGCCGAGCGCGAGCTGGAGTCCGCGATCGACAACCCGTCGGTGCTTCCGGACGGGCGGCTCGAGTCGCACGGCAACTTCCACGGCGCCCCGCTCGCGTACGTGCTGGACTTCCTCGCGATCGCGGTCGCCGACGTCGCCGGGATCAGCGAGCGTCGGACGGACCGGTTCCTCGACGCGGCCCGCAGCCGGGGCCTGCCGCCGTTCCTCGCCGACGATCCCGGCGTCGACTCGGGTGCGATGATCGCGCAGTACACCCAGGCCGCCCTCGTCTCCGACCTCAAGCGTCTCGCGGTCCCGGCCAGCGTCGACACGATCCCGTCGAGCGCGATGCAGGAGGACCACGTCTCGATGGGCTGGGCCGCCGCGCGCAAGCTCCGTACGGCTGTGGACGCGCTGACCCGGGTGCTGGCGATCGAGATCATGGTCGCCGCCCGCGGGATCGACCTGCGCGCCCCGCTGGCCCCGGCACCGGCGACCGGCGCCGCGATCGCCCGCCTCCGCACCCACGTACCCGGTCCCGGGCCCGACCGGTTCCTGGCCCCCGAGATCGAGTCCACCACCGCCCTGGTCCGCGACGGCTCCCTGCTCGCCGCGGCCCGTTCGCGCTCCCGATCTGACGGGTTCCCCACCGATTCGGTCCGGGAACTCGGTGGGCAACCCGTCGAATCGGGGACGCCCGGACGCAACCACAGCGAGGAGATCTGA
- a CDS encoding IclR family transcriptional regulator, whose protein sequence is MSRPVPAATATLRVLRFLSTQPVPVAASRIAAEIGLARSTTYHLLDAMAEQDFVVHYPDERTWGLGVGAWEVGVAFAAQEPLARLARLPLARLVDRVGRSAHLVMLQGADVLYVIEERARGRPPLVTDVGVRLPAHLTASGRAILATLPRAQVRALYPSAAAFVSRTGRGPAAPSELREVLTATRTRGYAEEDGEVTDGFASAAVALTEPALRASVAVTWETRDDVDVEGVLEAIRATTAEIDRRLRHR, encoded by the coding sequence GTGAGCCGCCCTGTCCCCGCCGCGACCGCGACCCTGCGCGTCCTGCGCTTCCTCTCGACCCAGCCCGTGCCCGTCGCGGCCTCGCGGATCGCCGCGGAGATCGGGCTCGCCCGCTCGACCACGTACCACCTGCTCGATGCGATGGCCGAGCAGGACTTCGTCGTGCACTACCCCGACGAGCGCACCTGGGGGCTCGGCGTCGGCGCGTGGGAGGTCGGGGTGGCGTTCGCGGCGCAGGAGCCGCTCGCCCGGCTCGCGCGGCTCCCGCTGGCCCGGCTCGTCGACCGGGTCGGGCGCTCGGCGCACCTCGTGATGCTCCAGGGCGCGGACGTGCTCTACGTGATCGAGGAGCGCGCACGCGGCCGCCCGCCGCTGGTCACGGACGTGGGAGTCCGGTTGCCCGCGCACCTGACCGCGTCGGGACGCGCGATCCTCGCGACGCTCCCCCGCGCCCAGGTCCGCGCGCTGTACCCGAGCGCGGCCGCGTTCGTCTCCCGGACAGGGCGCGGCCCGGCGGCTCCGTCGGAGCTGCGCGAGGTGCTGACGGCGACCCGGACCCGCGGATACGCCGAGGAGGACGGCGAGGTCACCGACGGCTTCGCGTCCGCCGCGGTCGCGCTGACCGAACCGGCCCTGCGCGCCTCGGTCGCGGTCACGTGGGAGACCCGCGACGACGTCGACGTCGAGGGGGTCCTCGAGGCCATCCGCGCAACGACGGCCGAGATCGACCGTCGGCTGCGTCACCGCTGA
- a CDS encoding pyridoxamine 5'-phosphate oxidase family protein produces the protein MPNTDVTRLAEKQRRDRPALDALLDAERVCHVALVVDGHPLVVPTAYARDGDRLLLHGSTGSGWMRAAAGGAELAVAVTALDAIVVARSAFESSMHYRSAVVFGVAHRVEGGGQARALDLVTEALIPRRSAEVRASTRRELAATLVLALPLERWSLKVSDGWPEDEPADVAGDAWAGVVPLRRTVGEPLPAPDLRDGVAVPASVQALRA, from the coding sequence ATGCCGAACACCGACGTCACCCGCCTCGCCGAGAAGCAGCGTCGCGACCGTCCCGCGCTCGACGCGTTGCTCGATGCCGAGCGGGTCTGCCACGTCGCCCTGGTCGTCGACGGGCACCCGCTCGTCGTCCCCACCGCGTACGCACGCGACGGCGACCGCCTGCTGCTGCACGGGTCCACCGGCTCCGGCTGGATGCGAGCCGCGGCCGGGGGTGCCGAGCTCGCGGTCGCGGTCACGGCGCTCGACGCGATCGTGGTGGCACGGTCGGCCTTCGAGTCGTCGATGCACTACCGCAGCGCGGTGGTCTTCGGGGTCGCGCACCGCGTCGAGGGCGGGGGGCAGGCGCGCGCCCTCGACCTGGTGACCGAGGCGCTGATCCCCCGACGCTCGGCGGAGGTCCGCGCCTCCACACGCAGGGAGCTCGCGGCCACGCTCGTGCTCGCGCTGCCGCTGGAGCGGTGGTCCCTCAAGGTGTCGGACGGCTGGCCCGAGGACGAACCCGCCGACGTCGCCGGCGACGCGTGGGCGGGGGTGGTCCCGCTGCGCCGGACGGTGGGCGAGCCGTTGCCGGCACCGGACCTGCGCGACGGCGTCGCCGTGCCGGCGTCCGTGCAGGCGCTGCGGGCCTGA
- a CDS encoding alanine racemase produces the protein MTASRDPAVDESFLDRVPLPVLVLRGQALEHNLAAMRDYSRRHDVELAPHVKTHLSPQLWRRQEAYGATACTLATVAQVRAMVEHAGVRRVLLANEVVAPGDLAALCRLRREHPDLEVMVFVDSTAAVGAMDRGLARSGADLGPLGVLVEVGPSGGRTGARGVDEARAVARAAAASERLQVVGVSGYEGVLASQGAVADRPRVVDAYLGDGETALRALLDADLVDRRPAILTFGGSDLYPAVVARLADAFDPDDVRVVLRSGCYVLHDHGLYARAQAAMPDGAGLPVFEPVLEVWGPVLSVPEPGRAVVGVGKRDASYDVEPPVPLRRRRDGQETALAELTVERLFDQHAILVGAGTRALAVGDLVAFGISHPCATMDRWRSAWIVDAAGDPVEEIVTLFG, from the coding sequence GTGACCGCGTCGCGCGATCCCGCCGTGGACGAGTCGTTCCTGGACCGGGTGCCGCTGCCCGTGCTCGTGCTGCGCGGGCAGGCACTCGAGCACAATCTCGCGGCGATGCGCGACTACTCCCGGCGGCACGACGTCGAGCTCGCTCCGCACGTGAAGACGCACCTGAGCCCGCAGCTGTGGCGGCGGCAGGAGGCGTACGGCGCCACCGCGTGCACGCTCGCGACGGTCGCGCAGGTCCGTGCGATGGTCGAGCACGCCGGCGTACGGCGGGTGCTGCTCGCGAACGAGGTGGTGGCGCCCGGTGACCTGGCGGCACTGTGCAGGCTGCGGCGGGAGCACCCGGACCTCGAGGTGATGGTGTTCGTCGACTCGACCGCCGCCGTGGGGGCGATGGACCGAGGCCTCGCGCGGTCCGGCGCCGACCTCGGCCCGCTGGGCGTCCTCGTCGAGGTCGGGCCCAGCGGGGGCCGGACGGGGGCGCGAGGCGTCGACGAGGCACGGGCCGTCGCCCGCGCTGCTGCGGCGTCGGAGCGGCTGCAGGTGGTGGGGGTAAGCGGGTACGAGGGCGTGCTCGCGAGCCAGGGTGCTGTCGCCGACCGGCCGCGCGTCGTCGATGCGTACCTCGGTGACGGGGAGACGGCGCTCCGGGCCCTGCTCGACGCCGACCTGGTCGACCGGCGACCGGCGATCCTGACGTTCGGCGGCTCCGACCTGTATCCGGCGGTGGTGGCGCGTCTCGCGGACGCGTTCGACCCCGACGACGTCCGCGTCGTCCTGCGCAGCGGGTGCTACGTGCTGCACGACCACGGCCTGTACGCGCGGGCGCAGGCGGCGATGCCGGACGGCGCCGGGCTGCCGGTCTTCGAGCCCGTGCTCGAGGTGTGGGGTCCGGTGCTGTCCGTCCCCGAACCCGGCCGCGCGGTCGTCGGCGTCGGCAAGCGCGACGCGTCGTACGACGTGGAGCCACCGGTCCCGCTGCGCCGTCGGCGCGACGGTCAGGAGACGGCCCTGGCGGAGCTGACGGTGGAGCGGCTCTTCGATCAGCACGCGATCCTCGTCGGCGCGGGCACCCGTGCGCTCGCCGTCGGCGACCTGGTCGCGTTCGGGATCTCCCACCCGTGCGCGACGATGGACCGCTGGCGCTCGGCCTGGATCGTCGACGCCGCGGGTGATCCGGTCGAGGAGATCGTCACGCTCTTCGGGTAG
- a CDS encoding helical backbone metal receptor: MAPPPDGRGASGSPASSDGRGASGASDRDPARTPRPVDDLGTPLDVRRPATRVVSLVPSITEALAEARPDALVGATEWCTRPAGLDVTRVRGTKNPDLAAIRALRPDLVVANKEENRRLDVQRLRDAGVAVWVTEIETVPQALDSLRRLFREALGWPEPAWIAEAERLWCGPLPPVQRRVAVPIWRDPWMVVGSRTFTGDLLRRTGAENVYADDPDRYPHVDVADLDAAGADVVLLPDEPYVFTDDDGPETFVRTPTELVSGRLMTWYGPSLITAHASLGR, encoded by the coding sequence ATGGCACCCCCACCCGACGGTCGAGGCGCGAGCGGGAGCCCCGCCTCCTCCGATGGTCGAGGCGCGAGCGGAGCGAGCGATCGAGACCCCGCTCGTACGCCCCGCCCGGTCGACGACCTCGGCACGCCGCTCGACGTCCGCCGCCCCGCGACCCGCGTCGTCTCGCTCGTCCCGTCGATCACCGAGGCGCTCGCCGAGGCCCGACCGGATGCGCTCGTCGGTGCGACCGAGTGGTGCACTCGTCCGGCCGGCCTCGACGTCACCCGGGTCCGCGGTACCAAGAACCCGGACCTCGCCGCGATCCGCGCACTGCGCCCCGACCTCGTCGTCGCGAACAAGGAGGAGAACCGCCGGCTCGACGTGCAGCGCCTCCGTGACGCCGGCGTCGCGGTCTGGGTGACCGAGATCGAGACCGTGCCGCAGGCCCTCGACTCGCTGCGGCGGCTGTTCCGCGAGGCCCTCGGCTGGCCCGAGCCTGCGTGGATCGCCGAGGCCGAGCGACTCTGGTGCGGGCCGCTGCCGCCGGTGCAGCGCCGCGTGGCTGTGCCGATCTGGCGGGACCCGTGGATGGTCGTGGGCAGCCGGACGTTCACCGGCGACCTGCTGCGGCGGACCGGAGCCGAGAACGTGTACGCCGACGACCCGGACCGCTATCCGCACGTCGACGTCGCCGACCTCGACGCCGCGGGCGCGGACGTGGTGCTGCTGCCGGACGAGCCGTACGTGTTCACCGACGACGACGGGCCGGAGACGTTCGTACGCACCCCGACCGAGCTGGTGTCCGGTCGCCTGATGACGTGGTACGGGCCGTCGCTGATCACCGCGCACGCGTCGCTCGGGCGATGA
- a CDS encoding L-rhamnose mutarotase, whose amino-acid sequence MPRYCFYQQVDPERLDEYVERHRAVWPEMLEALKTSGWHNYSLFLRPDGLLIGYVESEDLDAAQAAMAATDVNARWQAEMGEFFVVDGSPDEAFVRVPEVFHLEDQLATLE is encoded by the coding sequence GTGCCGCGCTACTGCTTCTACCAGCAGGTCGATCCCGAGCGGCTCGACGAGTACGTGGAGCGCCACCGCGCGGTGTGGCCCGAGATGCTCGAGGCGCTCAAGACGTCGGGCTGGCACAACTACTCGCTCTTCCTCCGACCCGACGGCCTGCTGATCGGGTACGTCGAGTCCGAGGACCTGGACGCAGCCCAGGCGGCGATGGCGGCGACCGACGTGAACGCGCGCTGGCAGGCCGAGATGGGGGAGTTCTTCGTGGTCGACGGCAGCCCCGACGAGGCGTTCGTGCGTGTGCCGGAGGTCTTCCACCTGGAGGACCAGCTGGCCACGCTGGAGTGA
- a CDS encoding dihydrofolate reductase family protein: MRVLIDEVTGLTSGTEPDDGQLDALYGAPRLPWLRVNMVETVDGAATGPDGRSGSINNDPDGRVFHALRARADVVLVGAGTVRAEEYGTAGVPIVLVSRSGDLPVSLVDAPRGSVLMATCAAAPGLSETVERLGEDGVLVLGDDRVDLVALREALVERGWGRILSEGGPHLLTDMLAAGIVDEVCTSQVPRLVGGDHRRITVGSHLDVPTRLATLLEEDGTLLARWFVQA, from the coding sequence GTGCGCGTCCTGATCGACGAGGTCACCGGCCTGACGTCGGGCACGGAGCCCGACGACGGCCAGCTCGACGCGCTGTACGGGGCGCCGCGGCTGCCCTGGCTGCGCGTGAACATGGTCGAGACCGTCGACGGTGCCGCGACCGGTCCGGACGGCCGGTCCGGCTCGATCAACAACGACCCGGACGGCCGCGTGTTCCACGCGCTGCGCGCCCGTGCCGACGTCGTGCTCGTGGGCGCGGGGACGGTCCGGGCGGAGGAGTACGGCACGGCCGGCGTACCGATCGTGCTGGTCTCGCGCAGCGGCGACCTGCCGGTCAGCCTGGTCGACGCGCCGCGCGGATCGGTGCTGATGGCGACCTGCGCGGCGGCGCCCGGGCTCTCCGAGACCGTCGAGCGGCTGGGGGAGGACGGGGTTCTCGTCCTCGGCGACGACCGAGTGGACCTGGTGGCGCTCCGCGAGGCGCTGGTCGAGCGGGGCTGGGGGCGCATCCTGAGCGAGGGCGGGCCTCACCTGCTCACCGACATGCTCGCCGCCGGCATCGTCGACGAGGTGTGCACCAGCCAGGTCCCGCGCCTGGTCGGCGGCGACCACCGGCGGATCACCGTCGGGTCCCACCTCGACGTCCCCACCCGACTCGCGACGCTGCTGGAGGAGGACGGGACGCTGCTGGCCCGGTGGTTCGTGCAGGCGTGA
- the folP gene encoding dihydropteroate synthase: MTLRLGRRRFDDDATLMMAIVNRTPDSFYDKGATWAEDRAFDRVAQVVDEGAEIVDIGGIKAAPGAEIDASEERRRVVGFVERVRTAHPDLVISVDTWRAEVGRAVCEAGADLLNDAWGGHDPELADVAAAYDVALVCTHTGGVTPRTRPHRIEYDDVVADAIASTTAYAERAVAAGVDRESVLIDPAHDFGKNTFHSLEVTRRLAEMTATGWPVLVSLSNKDFVGESLDLPVGERLTGTLAATAVCALAGARVFRVHEVVETRQVVDMVRTIQGVRPPSRAIRGLA; this comes from the coding sequence ATGACCCTGCGCCTCGGGCGCCGTCGCTTCGACGACGACGCGACCCTGATGATGGCAATCGTGAACCGCACCCCGGACTCGTTCTACGACAAGGGCGCGACGTGGGCCGAGGACCGGGCGTTCGACCGGGTCGCGCAGGTCGTCGACGAGGGCGCGGAGATCGTCGACATCGGCGGGATCAAGGCGGCGCCGGGGGCCGAGATCGACGCGTCCGAGGAGCGGCGACGCGTGGTCGGGTTCGTCGAGCGGGTCCGCACCGCCCACCCGGATCTGGTGATCAGCGTCGACACGTGGCGGGCCGAGGTCGGGCGCGCGGTGTGCGAGGCCGGGGCCGACCTGCTGAACGACGCGTGGGGCGGCCACGACCCCGAGCTGGCGGACGTCGCCGCGGCGTACGACGTGGCGCTGGTCTGCACCCACACGGGCGGGGTGACGCCGCGGACGCGGCCGCACCGGATCGAGTACGACGACGTGGTCGCCGACGCGATCGCGTCCACCACCGCGTACGCCGAGCGGGCCGTCGCGGCGGGTGTCGACCGGGAGTCGGTGCTGATCGACCCGGCCCACGACTTCGGCAAGAACACCTTCCACTCCCTCGAGGTCACCCGGCGGCTCGCCGAGATGACCGCGACCGGCTGGCCGGTGCTGGTGTCCCTGTCGAACAAGGACTTCGTCGGCGAGTCGCTCGACCTGCCCGTCGGGGAGCGGCTCACCGGCACGCTGGCGGCGACCGCGGTCTGCGCGCTCGCCGGCGCGCGCGTCTTCCGGGTTCACGAGGTGGTCGAGACCCGCCAGGTCGTCGACATGGTGCGGACGATCCAGGGCGTACGGCCGCCGTCGCGCGCGATCCGGGGGCTCGCATGA
- a CDS encoding glucosyl-3-phosphoglycerate synthase yields MPDDWFDAATYRWQEWDLNDLVEVKRTSGTTVSLVVPARNEAATVGDVVARVREALVDTVDLLDEIVVIDSDSDDDTYEVAAGAGARVHRARDIRPDLGSYPGKGEAMWKAQFVTTGDLIVFMDADLTDWDTHFVPGLLGPLLTRDDVTLVKGFYERPFDDGTRSEAYEGGRVTELVARPLIARSYPRLAWLVQPLAGEWAIRREWFEALTVPTGYAVEIAALIDTANALGPEAIAQVDLGRRAHRHQSLRDLGAMATQVITAVQARTYGGEHPQVVALRQYVPGEGGIAAAEREVVTYERPPARGLR; encoded by the coding sequence GTGCCCGACGACTGGTTCGACGCCGCGACGTACCGCTGGCAGGAGTGGGACCTGAACGACCTCGTCGAGGTCAAGCGGACCTCCGGCACGACCGTCAGCCTCGTCGTGCCGGCCCGCAACGAGGCCGCCACGGTCGGTGACGTGGTCGCACGCGTCCGCGAGGCGCTGGTCGACACCGTGGACCTGCTCGACGAGATCGTCGTGATCGACTCCGACTCCGACGACGACACGTACGAGGTCGCCGCCGGCGCCGGAGCGCGGGTGCACCGCGCACGCGACATCCGCCCCGACCTGGGCTCGTACCCGGGCAAGGGCGAGGCGATGTGGAAGGCACAGTTCGTCACGACCGGCGACCTGATCGTGTTCATGGACGCCGACCTGACCGACTGGGACACCCACTTCGTCCCCGGTCTCCTCGGACCGCTCCTGACCCGCGACGACGTGACGCTGGTCAAGGGCTTCTACGAGCGCCCGTTCGACGACGGGACCCGCAGCGAGGCGTACGAGGGAGGTCGCGTGACCGAGCTCGTCGCGCGACCGCTGATCGCGCGGTCCTACCCCCGGCTGGCGTGGCTCGTGCAGCCGCTGGCCGGGGAGTGGGCGATCCGCCGGGAGTGGTTCGAGGCGCTGACCGTCCCGACCGGGTACGCCGTGGAGATCGCCGCGCTGATCGACACCGCCAACGCGCTGGGTCCGGAGGCGATCGCTCAGGTCGACCTCGGACGTCGCGCGCACCGCCACCAGTCCCTGCGGGACCTCGGTGCGATGGCCACCCAGGTGATCACCGCCGTCCAGGCCCGGACGTACGGGGGCGAGCACCCGCAGGTGGTGGCCCTGCGGCAGTACGTGCCGGGCGAGGGCGGGATCGCCGCCGCCGAGCGCGAGGTCGTCACCTACGAGCGGCCTCCGGCGAGAGGCCTCCGATGA